The window GAGAAGATCACTGCCGTCGGTTCGACAAGCAACGTTGCCATATCGGGCATGCCGGATTCCTTGAGCGCGATGTTGAAGATGCGGTTCTTCACCACATTGAGTCGGGCGCCCTTTTTCAAAAGCGCCTTCTTCATCTCCTTCACCTGCTCGGCCGTCATGCCGCGATAGTCGATGAATATGAGGGAGCTGTTCGTGGAAAGCCGCGACTTCAAAGCGCTTACCGCTTCTCTGTTTGCTTTACTTGGCATTGTGTCCCTCGTGTGTCTATTGGTCATGGCATTCACGCCCTCATGGGTCTGCATCCAAACCCTCATGCGGTCAACGGTGGATCAGCCGTCGCCCGACACGGATGCGTGTCCGCCAGGATCGCCTTACTTTATCTTCTTGAAATCGAGCTTCACACCCGCACCCATGGTGGAGGATATGCATACCCGTTTCACGTAATCGCCCTTGATATCGCTCGGGCGTTTCTTGAGCACGTCTTCGTAAAAGGCGAGGAAATTCGCCTTGATATCATCCGGGGTCATGGACGCCTTGCCGACGGCCATATGGATACTGCCCGCCTTATCGGCGCGATATTCGGCACGTCCCTTCTTGAACGCCTTCACCGTCGAGTCAACGTTCATGGTCACCGTTCCGGTCTTGGGATTGGGCATAAGCCCGCGGCGGCCGAGCACCTGTCCGAGCTTACCGACGTCCTTCATGAGATCGGGCGTTGCGATGGCGACATCGAAATCGAGGAAGCCGCCCTTCACCTTTTCCATGAGATCTTCCGCGCCGACATGATCGGCACCGGCCTTCTTCGCCTCTTCGGCCTTTTCGCCCTTGGCGAATACGAGCACTTTCTTCTCTTTCCCGAAGCTCACCGGGAGCGATATCGTATCGCGTATCGAATGCTTCGACTCGATATTGAGATTGACCACCGCTTCGATGGTCTCATCGAATTTCGCGGTCGCGTTCTGCTTCACCATCGTGACCGCTTCATCGACGGCGTACGTCTTCACACGGTCGACCGTGGTAGCGATCTTCCGATACCGCTTGCTGCCTTTTTCTCGTTTCTTAGTAGCCATTGCCGTTACTCCTCTGTGATGACGCCCATCGAGCGGGCGGTACCGGCGACGATCTTCTTCGCGCCTTCGATATCGTTCGCAGACAGATAATCCATCTTCTCTTTCGCTATCTCTTCGAGGTCCTTCTTGGAAAGGACGCCCGGGAGCTTCACCTTGTTCGGGGTGCCAGAACCCTTCTCCTGCTTCATGCGTTTCAGGATAAGCGTTGATGTCGGCGTACCCTTGGTGATGAAGCTGTAGGACTTATCGTCATACACCGTGATCACGGTGTTGAGTATCTGCCCTTTGACCTTCATCGTCTTTGCATTGAAGTCCTTGCAGAAAAGCGCGATGGGTACCTGCTTCTGCCCGAGCGCGGGCCCGAGCGGGGGCGCCGGCGTCGCCTCGCCTGCGGGGATACGAACCTTTACCATGCCGACTACTTTCTTTGCCATACCGTTTTCCTTGGACGGACGCGTGTGCGCCCGTTATAATTTCTTCACTTTCATGAAATCTATCTCCGTCGGGGTGGCGCGGCCGAAGATCTCGATGCGCACCGTGATCTTCCCCTTGTCCGGATTGATATGCTCGATGATGCCGTTCAAACCGTTGAACGGACCGTCGATGACCTTGACCTTCTCGCCCACTTCGTAGTCGATCTTGACCGTGTCGGGCATCTCGCCTTTTTTCTTCGCCGTCTTATCGTCGAACAATCGCCGTACATCCTCATCCTTCAGCGGCGTGGGAATGACGCGGCCTTCTTCTTTCGTCGTAGCATGACTGCCGATGAAACCGGCGACACCCGGCGTCTTTCTGATGAGCGTCCACGTAACATCGCTCATGACCATTTCGACGAGCACGTAGCCGGGATAGAAACGCTCCTCGCGGCTCACCTTCCGCCCGTTACGCAGTTCCGTAACTGTTTCGGAGGGGATATTCACGTTGGTGATAAGGTCCTTCATGCCCGCCTCGTCGGCGCGCTTCAGTATCCGTTCGCGGACCTTGTTCTCGTACCCGGCCTGTGTATGGACGATGTACCATTTGCGGTCGTTCGTCACGGCCGATGCCGCGAGCGTTTCTGTCGGTGTTGTTTCTTCGCTCATTATATCTTCCTACCGTTTCCGGCGCAGGTAGCGCAGCCCGAAGTACGCAAGGACGACAGCCCCCGCGATGACGAGGAGCACGAGCCCGAACCGCGACCCGAATATCGTCGTTGCAAGCGTTCCGGTAAGCATATTGCGCACGATGAACGATATGATGTAGTCGACGCCGGCAAGCGCCACCGATACGATGATGAGCGAAACGATGACGACCACCGTCATGTTCATGACCTCGTCGCGCGACGGCCACACACTGCGCTCAAGGAGCTCTTTCATCGATTCCCTGAGGAACTCGCGTATCCTGCCCGGCTTCTTTTCGCTCATAACGCACCTTCGCTGATATCGTTCGAACCCGTCCGTTGCACCAGCACTGCACCGACGTGCAAGCGCGATCGCCGATCCTCGTTCTACGATCGGATTTTCGACACGCTCTCAGGTCAGACAGGACTCGAACCTGCAACATGCGGTTTTGGAGACCGCCGCTCTACCAATTGGAGCTACTGACCCAACATGACCCACAAAGCGGATCCCGCATCTTCGCGTTGACCGCCGTTACCGCACGCTTCCTTGATTCTATTTCGAGATCTTTATCTCAGTGTGCATCGTATGCTTCTTGTCAAAGCGGCAGAACTTTTTCAGCTGCAGCTTCTCAGGCATATTCTGCCGATTTTTTACCGTGGTGTAGTTCTTACGCTTACACTCGGCACACTGAAGATGTATCGCTTCGCTCTTTTTTTTGCCCGCAGCCATACGACGCTACCTTTATAATAGGAAAGCATAACGCCGTCCTATCCTGAAAATTGAGGACAAGAGTGTACATCATTCTATATTTTTGTCAACAGGGCGCAGGAAAAAATCGATACCGGAAAACTTGCGAATTTCCAGTGTTTTCATCGTTTTTTGACACTATCACCCACGGTCGTACTCATCAGGTTGCGGAAGTGGAAAAGACGCGGACCGTATGATCATAACAATGCCCTGTAGATGAAACCCATCGCTACCGACAGCGGGGCTACGCCTCGCGCATTAGCTGCGGCTATGCCATCTTGAACGAAAAATCGTGCGCCTTCACCGAATGCGTGAGCGAACCGATGGAGATATAATCCACCCCGAGCCGCCCGAGCGTAACAAGACGCCCCATGGTGATATTCCCTGAAACCTCTATCTTCACGATGCGCCCGAGTAGTTTTTTCGCTTCCGCAAGCGCGATATCATCCATATTGTCGAGCATGACAACGTCGGGCAGTATTTCGAGCGCCGCCTTTACATCGGCTATCGAATCGAGCTCTACTTCGATGATCTTCCTATCGGGATTGTTCTTCCTCACCCGTGTGAGCGCCTCGCGGACGCCGCCAGCCGCTCTGATATGATTGTCCTTGATGAGGAACATATCGTTGAGCGTCATACGGTGGTTGTATCCCCCTCCGACGCATACGGCATATTTCTGCAGGCGCCGCATGCCGGGAACGGTCTTGCGTGTATCGAGTATCTTGACATGATATTCCTTCACCGCCTCGACAGCCTCCGCCGTGCGTGAGGCGATACCGCTCAGATGCTGTATGAAATTGAGCGCGACCCGTTCACCCTTGAGAAGCGATGCGACACGCCCCTTGACCGTCGCTATCGTTTCCCTGAACGTGAGCTCGGCACCGTCCTTATGCGCGGATTCGAACACGATGTCCTTATCGATGCGCGAGAATACGAGACGGAATATATCGAGCCCGGCGAGCACACCACGGTCCTTGCTGATAAGATGGAATATACCGCTCTCATCGCCGGTTAATACCGCCCCGGTGGTGATATCGGCATCCGCCCTGTCCTCGGCGAGGGCACGGTCTATGCATGCGAGGGCATCATCGCGTATATCGTCGAATGAAAGCCGGTGCTCAAAGGTGTCCATGATGGCGGTGCTCCTCGATGATGCGCGATACTGCGGGAAAATCACGGGATTGTACCGCGATGAAGTGTTTATTGCAATAAGCATGCGTCGATATTATAATTGGAGCATGAGCACTAATCGATGTATACGAAGATACTTGCACAGCTGAAATCGATACCGCACCCGTTCTCCATAGACCGCGTCGTGACGCTCATGGCGCCGGTCATTCGCGGCGAACTCTCGGCTTCCGCCGTCGACATCTATTTCCTGCCGCAACGCGCCCCCTCCCTCGTGTGCTGGTACCGGGAAAGTCCCGCGACGGATACACGTACGCAGGCGAAAGTGCTCGACGCGTTCAAACGCGGGACGGACCGCAATGCCGACGGCATGTTCGCCTATACGCTCCATGCCCGCGGGAAACGCTTCGGCATGGTGGCGGCGCACCTGACGAGCGCATCGATAGACGTCCGCGAAGGATTCATCATGCTCCTCGATTACTTCGCGCTCCTGCTCTACAGTGAAAAGCTCTCCTTCCTCGCCAATCGCGACAGGCTCACCCAGCTCTATAATCGCGGTTTTATCTTTCAAACCCTCGAGCGCTGGACAGCCGAGCGCGTTCCCGTTTCCATCGTCATGATGGATGTCGATCATTTCAAGCATTACAATGACAAATACGGTCATCAAACGGGCGACGTCGTCCTCAAAAAGCTCGCCGCGATGCTCAAGGAAGAATTCAAGGGGGCGCTCATCGGCCGCTACGGCGGGGAAGAGTTCATCTGCGCCTTCAAGAACGGCGATGAGAAAAAACTGGCCGCCGCCATGGAGCATATACGCGCCGTCACCGAAGCCGCCGATTTTTCCACGGCCGAGTATTCGCTCCGGGTGACCATATCGCTCGGCGGTGCGGTGTTCACGCCGGGGAAAGGCGTCACCTTCATCGATACGATACGCGAGGCGGACGAAGCGCTCTATCGGTCAAAACACGAGGGCAGGAACCGCGTAACGGTGGCAGGGGCGCGCGCATGAAGATCGCATATCCCCTTGTCATCATCGGTGCATGTCTTTCCCTTCTCGGATTCTCGAAAAAGCCGGAATTGCCGGAAAATCCGCCGTCAGGAACGACGGGAACGGCCGTTCGACCGAAAGACACTGAACGTACTTTGCAGGAGCGATCGAATGCAGCGCCGTCGGAGATGGCGACGTCCTCCTCGACCAGCAATGCGGCAGCGATCACCTCCACTACCGCCCGCATCGACACACGGGATGATACGCCTGTTAAGAAGATACGTACGGGGAGAATTCCGAACACGAATGTCCCGTCGCTGCCCCTTGATGACGTGCTTGGCCGGATACGGTCCAACGGCTACGATGCCACCCCCGAACAGAAGGCCGTTCTCGCTGAAATGCTCGCAGCATCGCTCGGCACAAGACCGAGGAACGACGATGACCTTATCCGTACCGCGTTCACCGCCGCCGACCGCTTCATACTGCTCAATGATATCCCCAATGCGCTCATCTGGTATGCGAACGGCATGACCGCCGCACGGCGCATCGTTACCGCACTCCCGACCCCGTCGGATGTGCTCATGCTCTCGACAGGGACCGTCCTTACGAACGCACTCGTTTCATTCGCGGATGGTCTTTTCGTCGCCAATGCGGGAGGGGGGAATGTCTCTGCGTATGATGTGTGGGATATCCTTGCGGAGTCGACGCATGTCGTGAGCAGGGAACTCGCCGCCGATGAAGCGCTCTACGCCTCAGCGCTCGTTCATTACGTCGCTGCCGATCACGGCGCCGCACTCGATGCCCTTTCCGCCATTGTACGCCCGGAGCGCTTCCCGTCGATCGCGCTCTATCGCGCCCTCATGCAGCTCTCCCTCGGGCGATACGAGAGATCGTTCAGGGAATTCGACCGCATCAGCGAACGCCACGATACCGCAGCGCTCTATCACAACCGCTCGCTCGCCGATATCCGCGCCGGCCGTACGAACGAAGCGCTTACCGGCCTTACCAAAGCGCATCGGGAAAAACCGGGCACACCGGTGATAGCGTACAATCTCGGATCGATATACCGCGCCCGTCACGACCTTCAGAAAGCCGCGTATTACTATACGCGCGCATCCGATACCGACCCGCGCTACAGCCCCGCCGCCTACGCGCTCGGGCTCATCTTCATGGAAGTGGAGGATTACCCGCGGGCGCTCATGTATCTGTCATCGGTCGAGAGCAACGGGCAATCGAGCACGCTGGTATCACGCGCCCCCCTGTTCAATAACATCGCCGTCTGTCTCATGAACATGGACCCGCCGCAGAACGAACGTGCGCTCCAATACGCTGAACGGGCCGTTACGGAATCTGCCGCCCTGACGAACAGCACGAATTGGACCATCCCCATGCATGCGGCCGTTCTCGATACCAAAGCGGACGTACTCGCCGCGCTCGGCAGGTACAGCACCGCAGCCGATACGCTCACAGAGGCCATGACCGTACTCTCGCGTCCAACCAATAGACA is drawn from Spirochaetota bacterium and contains these coding sequences:
- a CDS encoding GGDEF domain-containing protein; the encoded protein is MYTKILAQLKSIPHPFSIDRVVTLMAPVIRGELSASAVDIYFLPQRAPSLVCWYRESPATDTRTQAKVLDAFKRGTDRNADGMFAYTLHARGKRFGMVAAHLTSASIDVREGFIMLLDYFALLLYSEKLSFLANRDRLTQLYNRGFIFQTLERWTAERVPVSIVMMDVDHFKHYNDKYGHQTGDVVLKKLAAMLKEEFKGALIGRYGGEEFICAFKNGDEKKLAAAMEHIRAVTEAADFSTAEYSLRVTISLGGAVFTPGKGVTFIDTIREADEALYRSKHEGRNRVTVAGARA
- the rpmG gene encoding 50S ribosomal protein L33, translated to MAAGKKKSEAIHLQCAECKRKNYTTVKNRQNMPEKLQLKKFCRFDKKHTMHTEIKISK
- a CDS encoding tetratricopeptide repeat protein, producing the protein MKIAYPLVIIGACLSLLGFSKKPELPENPPSGTTGTAVRPKDTERTLQERSNAAPSEMATSSSTSNAAAITSTTARIDTRDDTPVKKIRTGRIPNTNVPSLPLDDVLGRIRSNGYDATPEQKAVLAEMLAASLGTRPRNDDDLIRTAFTAADRFILLNDIPNALIWYANGMTAARRIVTALPTPSDVLMLSTGTVLTNALVSFADGLFVANAGGGNVSAYDVWDILAESTHVVSRELAADEALYASALVHYVAADHGAALDALSAIVRPERFPSIALYRALMQLSLGRYERSFREFDRISERHDTAALYHNRSLADIRAGRTNEALTGLTKAHREKPGTPVIAYNLGSIYRARHDLQKAAYYYTRASDTDPRYSPAAYALGLIFMEVEDYPRALMYLSSVESNGQSSTLVSRAPLFNNIAVCLMNMDPPQNERALQYAERAVTESAALTNSTNWTIPMHAAVLDTKADVLAALGRYSTAADTLTEAMTVLSRPTNRHPNIQGDIDEYQRKQRDYRAKTNR
- the nusG gene encoding transcription termination/antitermination protein NusG is translated as MSEETTPTETLAASAVTNDRKWYIVHTQAGYENKVRERILKRADEAGMKDLITNVNIPSETVTELRNGRKVSREERFYPGYVLVEMVMSDVTWTLIRKTPGVAGFIGSHATTKEEGRVIPTPLKDEDVRRLFDDKTAKKKGEMPDTVKIDYEVGEKVKVIDGPFNGLNGIIEHINPDKGKITVRIEIFGRATPTEIDFMKVKKL
- the secE gene encoding preprotein translocase subunit SecE gives rise to the protein MSEKKPGRIREFLRESMKELLERSVWPSRDEVMNMTVVVIVSLIIVSVALAGVDYIISFIVRNMLTGTLATTIFGSRFGLVLLVIAGAVVLAYFGLRYLRRKR
- the rplK gene encoding 50S ribosomal protein L11, yielding MAKKVVGMVKVRIPAGEATPAPPLGPALGQKQVPIALFCKDFNAKTMKVKGQILNTVITVYDDKSYSFITKGTPTSTLILKRMKQEKGSGTPNKVKLPGVLSKKDLEEIAKEKMDYLSANDIEGAKKIVAGTARSMGVITEE
- the nadC gene encoding carboxylating nicotinate-nucleotide diphosphorylase, producing the protein MDTFEHRLSFDDIRDDALACIDRALAEDRADADITTGAVLTGDESGIFHLISKDRGVLAGLDIFRLVFSRIDKDIVFESAHKDGAELTFRETIATVKGRVASLLKGERVALNFIQHLSGIASRTAEAVEAVKEYHVKILDTRKTVPGMRRLQKYAVCVGGGYNHRMTLNDMFLIKDNHIRAAGGVREALTRVRKNNPDRKIIEVELDSIADVKAALEILPDVVMLDNMDDIALAEAKKLLGRIVKIEVSGNITMGRLVTLGRLGVDYISIGSLTHSVKAHDFSFKMA
- the rplA gene encoding 50S ribosomal protein L1; translated protein: MATKKREKGSKRYRKIATTVDRVKTYAVDEAVTMVKQNATAKFDETIEAVVNLNIESKHSIRDTISLPVSFGKEKKVLVFAKGEKAEEAKKAGADHVGAEDLMEKVKGGFLDFDVAIATPDLMKDVGKLGQVLGRRGLMPNPKTGTVTMNVDSTVKAFKKGRAEYRADKAGSIHMAVGKASMTPDDIKANFLAFYEDVLKKRPSDIKGDYVKRVCISSTMGAGVKLDFKKIK